Genomic window (Eubalaena glacialis isolate mEubGla1 chromosome 6, mEubGla1.1.hap2.+ XY, whole genome shotgun sequence):
CTAGGATTAGGAATTACAGTTAGCTGTTACATCTCTTTGGTTTCCTTTAGTCTGGAACATTTTCCCAGTCTTTGTCTTATATAGCATCGACATTTTggggaagaattttaaaaatagaatattccTCATTTTGAGTCTGTCTGATGTTTCCTGCAATTAGACTGAGGTTTTGCATTCCTAGCTGGAATACCATGTAAGTAAGTGACTTTGTGTCCTTCCCAGAGTATCACACtggtgatgttaattttgatcattTGCTAAGGGTGTGTCTGATTTATCTActgtatcatcatcattatctcaTGACTTTTTCAAGAAACATATAccctagctctgtccactgacaGGGTCTAGTCCATAATACTACAGGGGCAATAAACACCCCTACTTCCCAAATTTAAGTTTCTAAATGCCATTCCCCACTATAAGGTACCAGGGATTATTGGAGAAATGGCTGCTCCCAGGTATAGAGTAGGGAACTTCCAAGGTGAGCAAGGGGTATATTACGCCGCCACAAATTCTGACAAGGAAGTTCTCAAAATCTAAGCAAgtctgggtcttccctggtggtgcagtggttaagactccacgctcccagtgcagggggcctgggtttgatccctggccagggaactagatcccacatgcatgctgcaactaagagttcgcatgccacaactaaggagccggcaagccgCAACAAAAAAGCcctcctgctgcaactaaggagcccatgtgctgcaactaagacccggcacaaccaaaaaaaaaaaaaaaaatctaagtaagTCATGTCAAAAGACTCTGGAGCCAGCTTGGAGGGGATCTCATTGGACAAAGATAGGATAATTtgagcataaaaaagaaaaaataaccatAATTTTGGTTGGTACTcattgaatatataaaaatccatGAATCCATAATAATACTCCTCATACCATTCATAGGACAAGGCATGCTGGGCTTTTATGCTCCAATGTGGTTTTGTGCCCATCTGAACAGTTTAGCATGTTCTGCTTCACCTTTTGGAACTCAACTTTGAAGATCCAACTCAGGTGGCAGAACCTCTATGCAATTCATTGTTTCTCCATATTTCAGCAGAGCTCGTTGTACATGCCTCTTTAAATGCACGTATCAAACTGTACTGGAATTGCAATACAGGACCTttctgacttttatttattttgttattcccAGTGCCTAACACATACTAATagacagttttatatatttttataatattatgggttgtaaatgaatgaatcaatttcAATACTATCCCCTGTTTTTTCTTCATGACACAATACAGATTtgtctttattttggaaaataattgaaTGCAGTTAAATATCTGGCTATTTTAGCCAACATGCCAAATTTTTATCATGATAGATATTTTAGAAGATTTTTCCCATTTATCAGCTTTAGCTTATTGCTAAATCTTATTTATTGCTTTAGCACTCAGTAGACTAGAAATATGTCCCACAATATTTTCCTGATTCTTATTCTTAAACAATAGCTTCCTACGGTATTTTTATTTATCCCAGTCTGTTTTCTCCCCCTAGAGACTTGTCTGCACACATAAATCTATTGATAATGGAGGGTGGGAAGTGTTAAAGTcaaataattgattttaaaaaaaacttgttagCAACTGGTGGCTTGACTtagttgtaatctttttttttaaaagtagttgaAACAGATTTTTGGTACACTTTCTGTCACACAGCCCTGGTAACCTATGTAGCGTGTTTTCCAGTAAGTTGCCTGTATTAAACTTCCTCATTCAGTCTCCCACTATGTGTGGAATCTTTCATGCACGTGTGCATATATTCATCCTTAGGTTTTTGTGGACTTCTAAGCATTAACAATTTAGTTGGCAGAGGTGACATAAACCGTCTGGCAAAGGCATGTGCAAACGCACTAAAATACTTCAGGAAAGCCCTCTCTCATACACAGTGAATTTAGGCCACGGGTAAGTGAGCGTGAATAGGTGCGGCCAGCGCAGCCGCTTAATACGGGTCTGTGTTTGGGAGGAATCTCCCTGGCTCCCTCGTGGAGCAGGACCGTGGTGCTGAGGGACGAACTGAAAAAGGTGAGGGCGGGGAGCCTCAGCTAGGGAGAGCTGTGGGGCGAGGTAGAAAGGGCCGGTCGCTGGCCACGGTGCTGAACGCGCTCCCGGGCTGCCCCCAGGGTGGCCCGCGGGAAGAGGCCCGGCGGGTTGGTGAGTGAGTTAGCCGGTAACCGCGAGTCTCGCACCTTCGGTTGTCGATTCCTGGCTCCGGGCAGGGGACGCACAGGCCGCGTCCAGGAGAGTCACCTCGCGAGCGTAGGGGCAGCCTCCGACCCATTCCCTCAATAGCCCCTCAATAGCAACCCCAATAACAGCAACGCCGCCTATATTTATTTCTGGAGCTCCAACTCTGTCGCCAGCATGTGGCATCCCTTCCCAGGGGTCATCACAACATCCtcgaaatctaaaacaaaaaggtTGATGACTTGCCCAAGTGAACACAGCTACCCAAAGGCTGATCTCTCTCGTCCATGCCTCAGAAAATGTTTACTGTGCGCCCTCGACGTGCCAGCCTTACAGCCTCTGCTGCTCCCCCTTCGACAGCTGCCCCCCACGCCCCGCCACGCTAACACGCCCCTTAGCCCTTCCTCTTCCCCCGAGGTTTGCAGCAGGCAAAAGTTATCTCCTACACAGCATATCCCCTACCACCGTCGAGCTGGGGAACTGTACAAAGGGCTGGAAATCCGAACACAATTTATTCACACATCTTGCCCCTTCGCTCTCAGTAGTCCACCGGGTGGGATAGCCAAGTCTAGCTCTTGAGCCCCCaactcgctgtgtgaccttggacaagtggcCACACCTCTCTGAACCTGCTTCTCCTCGCTAACACGGCGATAGGTTCTAGGACTGCGTGAGGCTCTTCCCAGGGGCGCACTGGTCTCCTTTCAGGTCGGAACACTCCCTACCTCCCTTTTTCAAACCCGGTTGTGCACGCTCACTTCTCCCCACCAGGTCCGTAGCCAACTCTATCCCTTGTTGAGGAAGAACTCAGGTCCCGGGAACTGAAGGTGTTCTCCCCACCGTGCCCGGCCCCATCCCCGGGTGTGATCTGCCCTTCTGGGCCACCCTAGCCAGGCAGCACCCAAGGCTAGAGAGAGGCTCCTCGCGCTCCAGCTACGCAGTGCCGGGTCTCCTCTGTGCCCACGCGCCGGGACGCTTTGGGAAGTGCGAGATGCATCTGGAGACAGAACGCAAAGGCGAGGCAGGGCTGGCGGGGCTGCCCCGGTGACAGGTACTTGTGTGGAGGCCGGCCAAAGTCTGGGTTGGGAGAGAAGGACTTTGGGGGAGAGGACGGGGAAAAGGGGAGGTGCCAGAAAGAGCGGTGGGTCAACTCGGTCCATCTCTccaccagtgtgtgtgtgtgtgtgtgtgtgtgtgtttgtgtgtgtgtcttcccGCCTCCCTCgcttcccctcctccccgcccaggCTCTCAGTCTCACCTTTTCCCTCGGCCGCTGCCTctcccctctctttcctctccaagCATCCTCCCTGAGAGCCCGCGCCTGCTCTTCCCTCGCACTCTCTTGCGCCTAAGGAGAGCTTCTCCGGGACCAGCGCCTGATCCAGCCTCTCAGTGCAGCCGCATCCCAAAGCCAGTTAAGCAGGGCCGGCAGCATGTGGAACGCGACGCCGAGCGAGGAGCCGGGGCCCAACCTCACGCTGCCGGACCTGGGCTGGGACGCTGCCCCTGACAACGACTCGCTGGTCGACGAGCTGCTGCCGCTCTTCCCCGCGCCGCTGCTGGCGGGCGTCACAGCCACCTGCGTGGCGCTCTTCGTGGTGGGCATCGCGGGCAACCTGCTCACCATGCTGGTGGTGTCGCGCTTCCGCGAGCTGCGTACCACCACCAACCTCTACCTGTCCAGCATGGCCTTCTCCGACCTACTCATCTTCCTCTGCATGCCCCTCGACCTCGTCCGCCTCTGGCATTACCGGCCCTGGAACTTGGGTGACCTGCTCTGCAAACTCTTCCAGTTCGTCAGCGAGAGCTGCACCTACGCCACGGTGCTCACCATCACCGCGCTGAGCGTCGAACGCTACTTCGCCATCTGCTTCCCGCTGCGGGCCAAGGTGGTGGTCACCAAGGGCCGGGTGAAGCTGGTCATCCTGGTCATCTGGGCCGTGGCCTTCTGCAGCGCCGGGCCCATCTTCGTGCTGGTCGGGGTGGAGCATGAGAACGGCACCGACCCTCGGGACACCAACGAGTGCCGCGCCACGGAGTTCGCGGTGCGCTCGGGACTGCTCACTGTCATGGTGTGGGTGTCCAGcgtcttcttcttcctccctgtTTTCTGCCTCACTGTGCTCTACAGCCTCATCGGCAGGAAGCTGTGGAGGAGGAGACGCGGCGAGGCAGCGGTGGGCGCCTCGCTCAGGGACCAGAACCACAAACAAACCGTGAAGATGCTGGGTGGGTCTCGGTGCGCCCTTGAGCTTTCTCTCCCGggtcccctcctcttcccctgcctttccccttctTCCTGAGTCTGCCTTTCTCCCCAGTTTCTCTAGGTCTCTGTTTCCCTGTAAGTTTCTCAATTATTCTCTCCTTTTTCCGTCTTGAGCTCTGTCTTTGGTCTCTAGTTTCACTGTCTTGtctctctatttttgtttgttttttgttttacatttttgctctatctctctatatatctatgttttgctttctcccttcctttctccctccctcctcccgccccTTGACTATCTCTTTGGtctctttctatctctttgtGTCTCTTTCTCCTGGTCTCACCTTTCTCTCTTTCATGGAAAAATGTCCCAcctttgtatttctctaaagTGTGTTTTATATTGGCCCAGAAACTTTGCTTCAGAACGAGATCTTTCACTAAAGAGTATATTGTGGTGTTAAAATGTGTTAAGGGTGATGTTACGCTTCCTGCCTCAATTTGTAGATATCTAAGTTGCATTAAGAAAAGCAGGTGTTAAGGGTGAAAAAGAGCAGGCATTGATTCTAGAAAGTATTCATTGGTAAATGTAACCAAAGATGTGATCATCGTGGATAATTCTATCAgagaagattcatttttttttcaacattgtgatttgctttctgacttgcattttttttcccaGATAATTGCATCAATTCTGTTTACCCTGATGCTGTTTATACGGCTTTGTAAGGAAGTCAGTGACAAATCAGTGCTGGGGTCTCTGTTTTCATGATTACTTTTCTCTCCAAGTAGGATAGGCTAGATAAGCTAGGATAGGCAGCCTTCCAAAATGAGAAAAGGAGAATTTGTGGGAGCTGACAGAACTTACTATCCCTCCCCAAATGGTCCTTCAGAGAACATCTGGGTGCAGTGTCACCCAGGAGTATGCTGAATCGTTATTGCATAAATTCAACTTCTTTAAGTATATGTGTTTGGTACAAGTGAAGTAATACAAAGTGTGTTCACATCTAAGCAAAATATTAATTCTCCTTGCTTTTTTCAAAACCAGAATCTGCACATTTTATTATTTGGACATTGTAGTCAACAGTTTGTACTTATTTGCATATATAGTACTTCTTAGAAGTTATTCTAGGATGATTTTGATTTGTAATTTTACAATTCTTGAAATCCTGTATATTAAAGTGATAGAGTTTATTCAAAGAATgtcaagtttttttaattttttagaccAGTGATTCTCACAATATGACTAATAGATTGTAAACCTGCTAGTGCCCCCCAGGGGACTCTAATATTCATTTGCTGCTGGGGCAGTCAGTTGCTACTATGCAAATTAGTTTTGAGAATACGTTTAATAATttcctctaattttatttttaagctgtTAATTATCCTCACTGGTGACTCTCTTTTGCCTTGACAGTTGGAAGGGAATCACTAATGTGGTAC
Coding sequences:
- the GHSR gene encoding growth hormone secretagogue receptor type 1, which encodes MWNATPSEEPGPNLTLPDLGWDAAPDNDSLVDELLPLFPAPLLAGVTATCVALFVVGIAGNLLTMLVVSRFRELRTTTNLYLSSMAFSDLLIFLCMPLDLVRLWHYRPWNLGDLLCKLFQFVSESCTYATVLTITALSVERYFAICFPLRAKVVVTKGRVKLVILVIWAVAFCSAGPIFVLVGVEHENGTDPRDTNECRATEFAVRSGLLTVMVWVSSVFFFLPVFCLTVLYSLIGRKLWRRRRGEAAVGASLRDQNHKQTVKMLAVVVFAFILCWLPFHVGRYLFSKSFEPGSLEIAQISQYCNLVSFVLFYLSAAINPILYNIMSKKYRVAVFKLLGFEPFSQRKLSTLKDESSRAWTESSINT